Proteins encoded together in one Thalassotalea crassostreae window:
- a CDS encoding HpcH/HpaI aldolase/citrate lyase family protein has protein sequence MNYHSEFLEQVNEQDVLGGFWPGIQLYYPPVKYSPKDGAYETLEQATDRMRKHAHQCQAHTLLFDLEDGCSKKAMSRELLLNELPKFPDRDFQIALRINPFRTDEYEKDLEMIMKVAEHIDVIVLAKAGELYGAAEIRDLSAWLIGVNPDIEIQPIIEHPRSLKIASELMAFPAVKHVVFGIHDFSKAMAIHLTPEGWIDELLTYLRTLLLEARIAGKGVIGGVEVLINDNPMPEKFIEPDDVRRWLDLHGDHESHVVHGHAIVETQMGLTGKQLIHPYHIHLCKVAFTPSPNQIQRNVKILKAAIDADALLGGAIKFEGEMLDPPMFGKALQTLLRAYALKSLSEQDKQFAMDVLKMLPITVIRENWPYGRI, from the coding sequence ATGAACTATCATAGTGAGTTCTTAGAACAGGTAAACGAACAAGATGTACTTGGAGGCTTTTGGCCAGGCATTCAATTGTATTACCCTCCTGTCAAATATTCGCCTAAAGATGGTGCATACGAAACTCTTGAGCAAGCAACAGACAGAATGCGCAAACATGCACATCAGTGCCAAGCACATACCTTGTTATTCGATTTAGAAGATGGCTGTAGTAAAAAAGCGATGAGTCGTGAATTACTGCTTAATGAGTTACCAAAATTTCCCGACCGTGACTTTCAAATTGCTTTACGCATTAATCCGTTTCGCACCGATGAGTATGAAAAAGATTTAGAAATGATCATGAAAGTGGCCGAGCATATCGATGTTATCGTTTTAGCAAAAGCCGGGGAGTTATACGGCGCAGCGGAGATTAGGGACTTATCAGCCTGGTTAATTGGCGTAAATCCAGACATTGAAATTCAGCCAATCATTGAACACCCTCGCAGTTTAAAAATTGCCTCAGAATTAATGGCCTTTCCGGCAGTAAAGCATGTCGTATTTGGTATCCATGATTTTTCAAAAGCCATGGCTATTCATTTAACTCCCGAGGGTTGGATAGATGAGTTATTGACCTATCTACGTACTTTATTGCTAGAAGCAAGAATCGCCGGTAAAGGGGTTATCGGCGGTGTTGAAGTATTAATCAACGATAACCCAATGCCAGAAAAGTTTATTGAACCAGACGATGTGCGCCGCTGGTTGGACCTTCATGGTGACCACGAATCACATGTTGTCCATGGCCACGCAATTGTTGAAACACAAATGGGCTTAACAGGAAAACAGTTGATACACCCATACCATATCCATCTGTGTAAGGTGGCATTTACGCCATCGCCTAATCAAATTCAACGTAATGTAAAAATTCTAAAAGCCGCAATCGATGCTGACGCTCTGCTTGGTGGTGCGATTAAATTTGAAGGCGAAATGCTTGATCCACCGATGTTTGGTAAAGCCCTACAAACACTACTTCGCGCTTATGCACTGAAGTCTTTGTCAGAGCAAGACAAGCAATTTGCCATGGATGTTTTAAAAATGCTTCCTATTACTGTAATTCGTGAAAACTGGCCTTATGGACGTATCTAA
- a CDS encoding acyl-CoA synthetase, with protein sequence MIKFEDLLNQTESGWAWTIPEKFNIAYACVTQHVEQGNGNNIAMVIEDDSKGSSELSYQKLDQLSGRLVSIFNDLGLQGGDRVLIRLPNATEYPVSFFGCLKQGAIAVPTSTLLSAPEVAYLAKDSGAKILITAKSMWSELSNIIEKDTQLTTILLAGNESMPENLPSGNIKVLDLQQLLDNASDNNFIADNSVNDPAYLVYTSGTTGYPKGVLHAHRSLIGRLPASRFWFDFKPNDRIMHSGKFNWTYVLGSALMDPLFHGHTVIVHEGQNDASTWPKLIKKHDCTIFIGVPTIYRQIIQKTEFSAQDVPSLRHCMSAGEHLSDEMLLAWRQRFSMDVYEAIGMSEFSYYISQNKQQPIRPGAAGFIQPGHEVHLLDEENNPVNDGTEGMIAIKDTDPGLFLEYWQLPEETAKARHNGYFFTGDYAKTDSDGYIWFVGRKDDIINTFGYRVSPHEIERVLKTHPDVADCVALGEELGKDKVLVSACIILTENSTMTEQQMLEFGNKHLAKYKAPKIVHFYHQFPRTKNGKVLRKEMLKQLNEKQLETSGA encoded by the coding sequence ATGATTAAATTTGAAGATTTACTAAACCAAACTGAATCAGGATGGGCATGGACTATTCCTGAAAAATTTAACATCGCTTATGCCTGTGTAACTCAGCATGTCGAACAAGGTAACGGCAATAACATTGCCATGGTTATCGAAGACGATAGTAAAGGCAGTAGTGAGCTAAGTTATCAAAAACTCGACCAATTAAGTGGTCGTCTAGTGTCAATATTTAACGATCTTGGCTTGCAAGGCGGCGATCGTGTATTGATTCGTTTACCTAACGCCACTGAATATCCGGTAAGCTTTTTTGGTTGTTTGAAACAAGGCGCGATTGCAGTGCCAACATCCACTTTATTATCAGCTCCAGAAGTTGCATATTTGGCTAAGGATTCAGGCGCCAAAATATTGATCACGGCAAAATCAATGTGGTCAGAACTAAGCAATATTATCGAAAAAGATACTCAGCTAACGACGATTTTGTTAGCCGGAAATGAGTCAATGCCAGAGAACTTACCGAGTGGCAATATTAAGGTTCTCGATTTGCAGCAATTATTAGATAACGCCAGCGACAATAATTTTATTGCCGACAACTCAGTCAACGATCCAGCATATTTAGTCTATACATCAGGTACAACTGGTTACCCTAAAGGCGTGCTGCATGCGCATCGTTCTTTGATTGGGCGTTTACCTGCAAGTCGCTTTTGGTTTGATTTTAAGCCCAACGATCGGATTATGCATTCGGGCAAGTTTAACTGGACTTATGTTTTAGGTTCGGCACTAATGGACCCATTATTTCATGGCCATACAGTGATTGTTCATGAGGGTCAAAATGATGCCAGTACTTGGCCTAAGCTAATCAAAAAACATGACTGTACGATTTTTATCGGCGTACCAACAATCTACCGTCAAATCATTCAAAAAACTGAATTTTCAGCCCAAGACGTACCGTCACTTCGACACTGTATGAGTGCCGGGGAGCACTTATCAGACGAGATGCTTTTAGCATGGCGCCAACGTTTTTCAATGGATGTTTATGAAGCGATTGGGATGTCAGAATTTTCTTACTATATCTCGCAAAACAAACAGCAACCTATTCGTCCTGGTGCGGCCGGCTTTATTCAACCTGGTCATGAAGTACATTTACTGGACGAAGAAAACAACCCGGTTAACGATGGCACTGAAGGTATGATTGCTATCAAAGACACTGACCCTGGATTATTTTTAGAATATTGGCAGCTGCCAGAAGAAACCGCTAAAGCTCGTCACAACGGCTATTTCTTTACCGGCGATTACGCCAAAACCGACAGCGATGGTTATATTTGGTTTGTTGGCCGTAAAGACGACATTATCAATACCTTTGGCTACCGTGTATCACCCCATGAAATTGAGCGGGTGTTAAAAACCCATCCCGACGTCGCCGATTGCGTTGCCTTAGGTGAGGAGCTTGGTAAGGACAAAGTTTTAGTGAGCGCATGCATAATCCTAACGGAAAATTCGACCATGACCGAGCAGCAAATGCTTGAATTTGGTAATAAACATTTAGCTAAGTACAAGGCACCTAAAATCGTGCACTTTTACCATCAATTTCCACGCACTAAAAATGGCAAAGTATTACGAAAAGAAATGCTGAAACAACTCAATGAAAAGCAATTAGAGACTTCAGGAGCATAA
- a CDS encoding HpcH/HpaI aldolase/citrate lyase family protein — protein MMNCNTDNNYRPRRSALYVPAHKTRYIDKSRNLFADCIIFDLQESVPPARKKHARELLVEQLQNSDFGYSERIVRVNKLNSPWGEEDLQAIAQLDIDAVLFPNIESAEQVQQAIAMLDKFGGSDKTIMVNIESPLGVLRSEEIAACSDRLTTIIMGTTDLANSLRINNTLDRQGLLTYLSMCILTARAYHKNIIDGPHFDLKDVQACEYSCRQARDLGFDGKAVIHPIQLTYTNDALTPKGEDVRRAKAIIKAMEQAKNEGQSVAVIDDRLIEPCLEQWAIRVICLYDKVNEFGQSELIGIEK, from the coding sequence ATGATGAACTGCAATACAGACAACAACTATCGACCAAGACGCAGTGCATTGTATGTACCTGCACATAAAACCCGTTACATTGACAAATCACGAAACTTGTTTGCCGACTGCATTATTTTCGACTTGCAAGAATCAGTGCCGCCAGCTCGTAAAAAGCATGCTCGCGAGCTGTTAGTTGAACAACTACAAAACAGCGATTTTGGTTATTCAGAACGTATCGTAAGAGTGAATAAATTGAACTCGCCGTGGGGTGAAGAAGATTTACAGGCTATCGCCCAATTAGACATCGACGCGGTATTGTTTCCAAACATTGAGAGTGCCGAGCAAGTGCAACAAGCCATTGCTATGCTCGATAAATTTGGCGGCAGCGACAAAACCATCATGGTCAATATCGAATCGCCATTAGGGGTATTGCGAAGTGAAGAAATCGCTGCCTGCTCTGACCGCTTAACGACAATAATTATGGGCACAACCGATTTAGCGAATAGCTTAAGGATTAATAACACCTTAGATAGACAAGGACTTTTGACCTACCTATCTATGTGCATTTTAACCGCCCGAGCCTATCATAAAAACATTATCGACGGCCCTCACTTTGACCTAAAAGATGTACAAGCTTGTGAATACAGCTGTCGACAAGCGCGTGATTTAGGATTTGACGGTAAAGCCGTTATCCACCCAATTCAATTGACCTATACTAATGATGCATTAACACCTAAAGGTGAGGACGTTCGCAGAGCGAAAGCAATCATCAAAGCAATGGAGCAAGCTAAAAACGAGGGACAAAGTGTTGCTGTTATCGACGATAGGCTAATAGAGCCTTGCCTTGAACAATGGGCAATACGAGTGATATGTTTGTATGACAAAGTAAATGAATTTGGTCAAAGTGAACTTATTGGTATAGAAAAATAA
- a CDS encoding MaoC family dehydratase: protein MTLLATPAGKFFDDFIIGETLQHGVPRTITEADSILYIALTGSRFSLHCAQTVASAAGFNKMPIDNFLLFHIAFGKTVNDVSLNAVANLGYAEVVFTRPVFAQDTIAVTSEVIGLKENSNGKTGVVYVKSTATNQRNQPVLSFKRWVMVHKAKGAAVTGINQLPELAAAVAIEQQHKPEQLDIQGWQPWFSDNQRTARDFNVGDTMFHRDGITINDSDHSMATRMYQNNARVHFDQHMMNDSKHGKRLVYGGHIISLCRALSYNGFGNALWLTAIHGGSHCNPSFVGDTIYAQSTITDIDLTLQDQGLAKVRINLLGIKNNQPSNMDSLYTETAGRKSYHSDVVLDIDYSVLMPL from the coding sequence ATGACATTACTTGCAACTCCAGCAGGAAAGTTTTTCGATGACTTTATCATCGGTGAAACCTTGCAACATGGTGTACCAAGAACCATCACTGAAGCAGACAGTATTTTATATATTGCACTCACTGGCTCAAGGTTTTCATTACATTGTGCGCAAACTGTTGCCAGCGCCGCTGGCTTTAACAAAATGCCAATTGATAATTTTTTATTATTTCACATCGCCTTTGGCAAAACCGTCAACGATGTATCGCTCAATGCCGTTGCTAATTTAGGCTACGCCGAAGTTGTATTTACCCGTCCAGTATTTGCTCAAGACACCATTGCGGTGACAAGTGAAGTAATCGGATTAAAGGAAAATTCAAACGGTAAAACCGGTGTCGTTTATGTCAAGTCAACGGCGACAAATCAGCGTAATCAACCGGTATTAAGTTTTAAGCGTTGGGTGATGGTGCACAAAGCGAAAGGCGCTGCGGTGACCGGCATCAATCAATTGCCTGAACTTGCCGCCGCTGTTGCTATTGAACAACAGCACAAACCAGAACAACTTGATATTCAAGGCTGGCAACCTTGGTTTAGTGATAATCAACGCACGGCCAGAGATTTTAACGTCGGCGACACCATGTTTCATCGTGATGGCATAACCATTAATGATTCCGATCATTCAATGGCTACACGCATGTATCAAAACAATGCTCGTGTTCACTTTGATCAGCATATGATGAACGATTCCAAACACGGTAAGCGATTAGTTTATGGTGGCCATATTATTTCACTGTGTCGTGCATTGAGTTACAACGGCTTTGGCAATGCCTTATGGCTTACTGCGATTCATGGCGGTAGTCATTGTAATCCAAGTTTTGTCGGCGATACCATATATGCACAGTCCACTATCACTGACATCGATTTGACCTTGCAAGACCAAGGTTTGGCAAAAGTAAGGATAAACCTGCTCGGCATAAAAAATAATCAACCAAGCAATATGGATTCGCTTTATACGGAAACAGCAGGACGTAAAAGCTATCACAGTGATGTTGTGCTAGATATAGACTATTCAGTGCTAATGCCTTTATAG
- a CDS encoding MFS transporter — protein MNDNVVIKENSFLNINKASANGVMARIFLAFLTTAGIFYVNIMPAIIDGLKDGAGFTDQQAGFVGSANLYGAAFGALLAVFIIKKINWQRWSYALLVAILAIDFVCIYINSPTMMIAIRALHGITGGLLVGIGFGIISRTSEADKTFGYLLLIQWSLGGLGIMFLPGLVPEYGTAAMFISLMVFTVVTLMMLPFLGDYPIKNDEHKSTNTAKIKRLPLMLTLFAIFMFQGANMGLFAYVIGLAKAEGLMIDFISTSLGLASWIALFGAFLVIVIGTKYGRTVPIIAAIVLTAISTWLLHFSESANVYLIANIIIGITWAFILPYLFGICSELDKAGQMAALGGFASKMGLASGPMVAALFLGNDNYGLLIDMAAIGLVICAIAAFYPARLLDTAK, from the coding sequence CAATATAATGCCTGCCATTATTGATGGTTTGAAAGACGGCGCGGGCTTTACCGATCAACAGGCGGGCTTTGTTGGTTCGGCAAATTTATATGGCGCAGCATTTGGTGCACTTCTAGCAGTATTTATTATCAAAAAAATTAACTGGCAACGCTGGAGTTATGCACTTTTAGTGGCGATATTAGCAATAGACTTTGTTTGTATCTATATTAATTCGCCAACGATGATGATTGCCATACGAGCGTTACATGGAATTACTGGCGGCTTATTGGTGGGCATTGGCTTTGGGATTATTTCTCGTACCTCGGAAGCAGACAAAACCTTTGGCTATTTATTGCTAATACAATGGAGTTTAGGTGGTTTAGGTATTATGTTTTTGCCAGGTTTAGTGCCTGAGTATGGAACTGCGGCAATGTTTATTTCGTTAATGGTCTTTACCGTGGTGACTTTAATGATGCTACCATTTTTAGGCGATTATCCAATTAAAAATGATGAGCATAAAAGCACTAATACGGCTAAAATTAAACGCCTACCGTTAATGCTCACATTGTTCGCGATATTTATGTTCCAAGGTGCGAATATGGGCTTATTTGCTTATGTTATTGGCTTGGCTAAAGCGGAAGGGTTAATGATTGACTTTATTAGTACATCTCTAGGTCTTGCCAGCTGGATTGCATTGTTTGGCGCGTTTTTAGTCATAGTTATCGGTACAAAATATGGTCGAACAGTACCGATTATTGCCGCGATTGTTTTAACGGCGATTAGCACTTGGTTATTGCATTTTAGCGAAAGCGCCAATGTCTATCTTATTGCCAATATTATTATTGGTATCACTTGGGCGTTCATACTGCCGTATCTATTTGGCATATGCTCTGAACTAGATAAAGCTGGGCAAATGGCTGCACTGGGCGGTTTTGCATCAAAAATGGGGCTGGCTTCGGGTCCTATGGTTGCAGCGCTATTTCTGGGTAACGACAATTATGGCCTGTTAATTGACATGGCGGCAATTGGTTTAGTTATCTGTGCCATTGCCGCTTTTTATCCTGCACGTTTGCTCGATACCGCTAAATAA